Proteins from a genomic interval of Aspergillus flavus chromosome 7, complete sequence:
- a CDS encoding vesicle coat protein (involved in Golgi to plasma membrane transport-domain-containing protein), producing MDFILSLTHFCEVHGPTSIICSQVLPFSCSQCYPDRSDFSPDDTPATSHDTVSSHLQSPTYGKDTNSSKLHGKLPGKADFEKIEDHPYFIKPQANSAEAQQRLNPLGGADGDTCASCSLTLPDNVSKQLPPGAPGTPKSDGKGKNGSPVLRSREVVYSCGSNHSETEDGAHDPHVHASYPESLHSSSVASDASCHTHILTYLSLRGPPNPADYALLRRSSIRTLSCELLPQGASSGPLCFGDSSAGYTIAFVFRLPDPMARGKRRSYALVALAGKDTGRAFRACPVIWRAFGRISAGIVKSAEKYQEEEKRREEQNKGPDRTNSRQYTPVSSFLTGRALDPDGQLRRPGQVKARNLSEIVGNQYIFAEIHANFVALLQQLGSMFGADPISEERFVCSTIRDGEDSRRPSIVGGGKPKASQKYEDSDLGMSTLDISSGPKPIPIAPRRSVVA from the coding sequence CTCTCCTTGACGCATTTCTGCGAGGTGCATGGTCCCACCTCGATCATCTGCTCGCAGGTCTTGCCGTTCTCCTGCTCGCAATGCTACCCAGACAGATCCGATTTCTCTCCCGACGACACCCCTGCAACTTCTCATGACACAGTATCTTCTCATCTACAGAGCCCCACTTACGGCAAGGACACCAATTCATCCAAACTTCATGGAAAACTTCCAGGCAAAGCCGACTTCGAAAAAATCGAGGATCACCCCTACTTTATCAAGCCACAGGCCAATTCCGCTGAGGCCCAGCAGAGATTGAACCCACTTGGAGGCGCAGACGGCGATACCTGCGCAAGCTGTAGTTTGACATTGCCAGATAATGTAAGCAAGCAGCTCCCTCCAGGCGCCCCTGGTACGCCTAAGAGCGATGGTAAAGGGAAAAACGGGAGCCCCGTTTTGCGCTCGAGAGAGGTCGTCTACTCTTGCGGCTCAAATCACTCCGAAACCGAAGACGGTGCACACGACCCGCATGTACACGCCTCCTATCCTGAGTCTTTACATTCCTCGTCGGTTGCATCTGACGCCTCTTGCCACACACATATTCTCACCTATCTCTCGCTACGAGGCCCTCCAAACCCAGCGGATTATGCTCTTCTCCGACGTTCTTCCATTCGAACCCTGAGTTGTGAACTCCTCCCGCAAGGTGCCTCCTCCGGTCCCTTGTGCTTTGGCGACTCCTCTGCAGGGTATACGATCGCGTTTGTCTTTCGCCTTCCGGACCCCATGGCACGCGGTAAACGGCGCAGCTACGCATTGGTTGCACTGGCTGGCAAAGACACTGGAAGGGCGTTCCGCGCTTGTCCGGTGATCTGGCGTGCTTTCGGTCGAATCTCAGCGGGAATTGTCAAATCGGCTGAGAAATatcaggaggaagaaaagcgtCGCGAAGAACAGAATAAAGGACCTGATCGGACGAACAGTAGACAGTACACCCCagtctcttccttcctcaccgGCCGTGCCCTTGATCCAGATGGTCAGCTTCGTCGCCCTGGTCAGGTGAAGGCAAGGAATCTCAGCGAGATCGTGGGCAACCAGTACATCTTTGCAGAAATTCACGCAAACTTTGTTGCTCTCTTGCAACAGTTAGGCTCGATGTTCGGAGCCGACCCCATTTCCGAAGAAAGATTCGTTTGTAGTACGATACGTGACGGCGAGGATTCGCGACGGCCTTCGATCGTGGGTGGCGGTAAACCGAAAGCGTCGCAGAAATACGAAGATAGCGACCTCGGAATGTCTACGCTTGATATATCTTCGGGTCCCAAGCCTATCCCTATCGCACCACGCCGGTCTGTTGTCGCATAA